The DNA window ACATCAAGTGATGACAAGACTTTTAAAGATGCGGCTGGAACTACTTTGTTTACACTGGGGGCAGCTTTGACTAGTGACACAACCTTTGAAGTAAAAGGTATTAACATTTCGACCCAAGAAGCTGCTAATAAGGCGATTACAACCATTAATACTGCCATTGAAAAAGTTTCTGCTGAACGTGCTAAACTTGGCGCTTATCAAAACCGTCTTGAACACACGATCAACAACTTGGGCACGGCAGCTGAAAACTTAACCGCGGCAGAATCCCGCATCCGCGACGTTGATTATGCCTTAGCCGCTTAGCGGCGACAGGCACAGTCGTCCTAGCTGGAAACGGCTGGGATCATGACCGGGTGAATTGCTGGGAAGCCCTGAGAGCCTTTGGCGCCACAACGGAGCTGGAAACGGCAGACGTGACGGCGGAAAAAGCTAAAGGATTGGGCAATCAGCAGCCAAGCTCCTATCCCGAAAGGGTGGAGAAGGTTCAACGACTAGGGCATACCGCCTACGGCTCGTGCTATGGCGATGAAGCCCGTAGGGTGAAGAGGATTTCCATCGTCCTCGCTCATCCGAAGCGCCCGGCCCCTAACAGGTGAAGCTGAGGGTGAAGAGGTAGTCTTGTCCCGCACCGAAAGGGCGGGTGGCACGATGGCCAAAGAAATGATGGAATTCACGAAAAACAACATCTTGACGCAAGCAGCGCAAGCGATGTTGGCTCAATCAAACCAACTGCCGCAAGCGGTGTTGCAGCTGCTTCGGTAGGCTGGTTTGGCGGGCGTCTTAGCTGGAAACGGCTAAGAGGATGACTGGGTGAATTGCTGGGAAGCCCTGAGAGCCTTTGGCGCCACAACGGAGCTGGAAACGGCAGACGTGATGGCGGAAAAAGCTAAAGGATTGGGCAATCAGCAGCCAAGCTCCTGTCCCGAAAGGGTGGAGAAGGTTCAACGACTAGGGCATACCACCTACGGCGAGTGCTATGGTGATGAAGCCCGTAGGGGAGGCCGATGCCGAACCGAAGCGCCCAGCCCCTAACAGGTGAAGCTGAGGGTGAAGAGGTAGTCTACACAACGTTCGAAAGACGTTGAGGCATGGCAAGCCAACCAACAACCGCAAGGGGTATTGCAATTGCTTCGTTAGTCATAAACCAAGAGACCTTAGGGCGGCCTAAGGTCTCTCTTGTTTATTGAGGTGTTCCACAGCGCATAAATACACGACTTCGCTTACTGTTAAACCCGCACTCTGCCTGCAGGCATGGATAGATCGAAGATGTTCCTCAGTCAATGTGATTTGATACGGTTTGGCTATGGCTTTGTTTATTTTCAATGCGGAAATCTTTTCTATAAACCATGTTCTATATACGACCCTGTCT is part of the Geobacillus sp. 46C-IIa genome and encodes:
- a CDS encoding flagellin, with amino-acid sequence MAKEMMEFTKNNILTQAAQAMLAQSNQLPQAVLQLLR